In Zhaonella formicivorans, one DNA window encodes the following:
- the minC gene encoding septum site-determining protein MinC, with the protein MKISTSTFNNSQLMGQPSSLLAKKRVSEATSSRDDTLGIAQKEFGTVHDDVAISDENTILIQRTIRSGQSIRYPGNVVVMGDVNPGGEIVAGGNIIVMGHLRGVAHAGATGSEKAVVAAFRLQPTQLRIANHITRAPDGEEIKPDQPEIARIQNGVVVIEKYHPNSNRHLNLF; encoded by the coding sequence ATGAAAATTTCAACCTCGACATTTAATAATTCTCAATTAATGGGACAACCTTCCTCCTTGCTTGCCAAAAAAAGAGTTTCCGAGGCAACTTCTAGCCGAGATGATACTCTGGGTATTGCTCAAAAGGAATTTGGTACTGTTCACGATGATGTAGCCATTTCCGACGAAAATACAATTTTAATCCAGCGGACCATAAGGTCGGGTCAAAGTATTCGTTACCCCGGAAATGTTGTAGTAATGGGAGATGTAAATCCCGGCGGGGAAATAGTGGCCGGAGGTAACATTATCGTGATGGGTCATTTAAGAGGGGTTGCGCATGCCGGAGCTACGGGCAGCGAAAAAGCGGTGGTTGCTGCTTTTAGGTTACAGCCAACACAGCTAAGGATTGCTAATCATATTACCCGTGCCCCCGACGGGGAGGAAATCAAGCCGGATCAACCGGAAATAGCCAGAATTCAAAATGGTGTTGTGGTGATTGAAAAATACCACCCCAACTCCAACCGTCACCTGAATCTATTTTAA
- the minD gene encoding septum site-determining protein MinD — MGEVIVITSGKGGVGKTTTSANIGTGLAAMGKKVVLVDTDIGLRNLDVVLGLENRIVYDIVDVVNGNCRLKQALIKDKRFEDMCLLPAAQTKDKTAVSPEQMKELCAQLKGDFDYVIIDCPAGIEQGFKNAIAGAEKAIVVTTPEVAAVRDADRIIGLLEAAELRDPKLIINRLRPNMVKKGDMMDIDDMIDILAIGLLGVVPEDEAIVISTNKGEPAVLDKNSKAGEAYRNIARRVTGEDVPLMNLEANEGFMGKLKRLFGVG; from the coding sequence ATGGGAGAAGTAATTGTAATTACCTCAGGTAAAGGGGGAGTAGGGAAAACTACTACCAGCGCAAACATAGGTACCGGTTTAGCAGCCATGGGTAAAAAAGTTGTGCTGGTTGATACCGATATTGGTTTGCGTAACCTGGATGTGGTTTTAGGTTTGGAAAACAGAATTGTATACGATATCGTAGATGTGGTAAACGGCAACTGCCGGCTAAAGCAGGCGCTGATTAAGGACAAGCGTTTTGAAGATATGTGCCTCCTTCCCGCAGCCCAAACAAAGGATAAGACCGCGGTTTCCCCGGAGCAAATGAAGGAACTTTGCGCCCAGCTCAAGGGTGATTTTGATTATGTGATCATTGATTGTCCTGCAGGTATAGAGCAAGGCTTTAAAAATGCTATCGCGGGAGCGGAGAAGGCTATTGTGGTAACGACTCCCGAAGTAGCGGCTGTCAGGGATGCGGACAGGATTATCGGTTTATTGGAAGCTGCTGAACTTAGAGATCCCAAATTGATTATTAACCGGCTGAGGCCTAATATGGTCAAAAAAGGCGATATGATGGATATCGATGACATGATCGATATCTTAGCAATTGGGCTTCTGGGCGTTGTTCCGGAGGACGAGGCCATAGTTATTTCCACCAACAAAGGGGAGCCTGCTGTTTTAGATAAGAACTCCAAAGCCGGGGAAGCATACCGCAATATTGCCCGTCGGGTTACCGGTGAAGATGTGCCGTTAATGAATTTGGAGGCAAACGAGGGTTTTATGGGTAAGCTTAAAAGGCTCTTCGGAGTAGGGTAA
- the minE gene encoding cell division topological specificity factor MinE, whose product MLEFLQRVFGRDTASASKKVAKERLRLVLVHDRADMSPQILQSLKEDLIRVISEYMEIDRNNLEVSFANESDSVALVCNIPVLRVKRTAGSQIASSR is encoded by the coding sequence GTGTTAGAATTTTTACAACGGGTATTTGGAAGGGATACGGCTTCTGCAAGCAAAAAAGTGGCAAAGGAGCGGTTGCGCTTGGTATTGGTTCATGACAGGGCCGATATGTCACCACAGATACTACAGTCCCTTAAAGAAGATCTAATCAGGGTAATTTCCGAATATATGGAGATTGACCGAAACAACCTGGAAGTTAGTTTCGCTAACGAAAGCGATTCAGTAGCATTGGTGTGCAATATACCTGTTTTAAGGGTGAAAAGAACCGCCGGCAGCCAAATAGCCAGTAGCCGGTGA